The following are from one region of the Juglans regia cultivar Chandler chromosome 10, Walnut 2.0, whole genome shotgun sequence genome:
- the LOC108986213 gene encoding zinc finger protein CONSTANS-LIKE 16-like, with translation MARNHRDDHQHQLNLFPLHPESLVEDKDIHDENVAFLFDSEPGATLNSLLAGASCSEEDCLSAPPSLTYANSKQDNDQLGDVVGGKSGNSSTCASSKLVRAAMRNKQREPSEEKWVCYSELLVEKKEVEAEVSSCAAEVWCPKRMPRKMDKGLSLKLDYEGILNAWSDKGPLLIAEETPPQTVPDLHHDHYQQQLLVHDSANVLVESWGSVGNEWAVPEMVESLKVIKVKEEDQDHEGLGKDNIHGWKKRQMMREASVLRYKEKRQSRLFSKRIRYEVRRLNAEKRPRIKGRFVKIIRS, from the exons ATGGCCCGCAACCACCGCGATGATCACCAGCACCAACTGAACCTGTTCCCTTTACACCCAGAAAGCCTCGTTGAAGACAAAGACATACACGACGAGAACGTGGCCTTCCTCTTCGACTCCGAGCCAGGCGCCACCCTTAACAGCCTCCTAGCGGGAGCTTCGTGCTCGGAGGAGGACTGCCTCTCTGCCCCGCCATCGCTAACGTACGCCAACAGCAAACAGGATAACGACCAATTAGGTGATGTTGTCGGTGGCAAATCCGGCAACAGTAGTACTTGTGCGAGCTCGAAGCTGGTACGAGCGGCCATGAGGAACAAACAGAGGGAACCGAGCGAGGAAAAGTGGGTGTGTTACTCAGAGTTACTGGTGGAGAAGAAGGAGGTGGAGGCCGAGGTGAGTAGCTGCGCGGCGGAAGTATGGTGTCCAAAGCGGATGCCGAGGAAGATGGACAAGGGGTTGTCGTTGAAGCTTGATTATGAGGGTATCTTAAACGCTTGGTCGGATAAGGGCCCGCTTTTAATTGCAGAAGAGACCCCTCCACAGACTGTGCCAGACTTGCATCACGACCATTATCAGCAGCAACTACTTGTGCATGACTCTGCCAAT GTTTTAGTGGAGAGCTGGGGCAGCGTTGGGAATGAATGGGCGGTTCCTGAAATGGTTGAAAGCTTGAAAGTGATcaaagtgaaggaggaagatcaAGATCATGAGGGACTAGGCAAAGATAATATTCATGGTTGGAAGAAAAGGCAGATGATGAGAGAAGCAAGCGTGTTGAGATACAAGGAGAAGAGGCAGAGTAGACTCTTCTCAAAACGTATCAGATACGAAGTTCGTAGGCTTAATGCTGAGAAGCGACCCCGTATTAAG GGTCGATTCGTGAAGATCATCAGAAGTTGA
- the LOC108986221 gene encoding BAG family molecular chaperone regulator 1-like, translating to MMKLRSKKFYRSSSKLSGGGSSNGNSNSNMKLGGEKAGSEGLGEIKWELRPGGMLVQMRDMTGESVGEGMITVKVSTVSKWHDISIEATSNFGELKMILSLVTGLETREQRLLFKGKEREDGEYLHMVGVRDKDKVLLLEDPGTKERKLLYGLAGGPAIGTPCSCTISV from the exons ATGATGAAGTTGAGGTCAAAGAAGTTTTACAGAAGCAGCTCAAAGCTCAGTGGAGGCGGTAGTAGTAATGgcaacagcaacagcaacatGAAATTAGGAGGTGAAAAAGCTGGGTCTGAAGGCTTAGGGGAAATCAAGTGGGAACTCCGACCTGGTGGCATGCTTGTCCAAATGAGAGACATGACTGGTGAGAGTGTGGGAGAAGGGATGATCACAGTTAAGGTCTCAACTGTCTCAAAATGGCATGACATTTCCATTGAAGCCACTTCGAATTTTG GAGAGTTGAAGATGATATTGTCATTGGTGACTGGTTTGGAGACGAGGGAGCAGAGGCTACTGTtcaaagggaaagagagagaggatggtGAATATTTACACATGGTTGGGGTAAGAGACAAGGACAAGGTGCTGTTGCTGGAAGATCCAGGTACCAAGGAGAGGAAACTACTCTATGGCTTGGCGGGGGGCCCAGCCATTGGAACTCCCTGCAGTTGTACCATTAGtgtatga
- the LOC108986222 gene encoding uncharacterized membrane protein At3g27390 has protein sequence MEPPKGVLATVWNFICFLPFFSGLLLLGTIKGIIFCPLVCLIMTIGNSAIILGLWPAHSAWTYYCIARTKRLAPVLKLVLCICVLPTVLILWLVVGIIGSIIGGAAFGFFSPIFATFDAVGEGKTNKLFSCFYDGTWGTIERSFTIVRDFRDVCFHSYFSYMDDLRQKGPPDVTYYEIRLLYLPAAIIAGVLGFIIDFPLISFIALCKGPFMLVKGWHRLFHDLIGREGPFLETICVPFAGLAILLWPLAVVGAVLASMVASIFLGSYAGVVVYKESSLWFGLCYIVASLSIYDEYSNDVLDMPEGSIFPRPHYRRKHDLSRNSSLMSSLSRPSSFHNPPSRTGSLKHPMVELKPLELLDGLFKECQRHGERMVSEGLITLQDIEDAKYNNSSKVISIGLPAYCLLQVLLRSAAANSMGLLLADNVTEITSTNRPKDTFFDWFLQPLLILKDQIKAENLSKAEEDYFSNLVLLIGDPGRLTNSNIGLPPEPERKRAELDALARRLQGITKSISRYPTFRRRFEFFIKTISHDLAKKNGESRSNNGPKTIARSKSTFARMFSQRSFNNKTSNHGSDQESRQVVRDVEIL, from the exons ATGGAACCTCCGAAGGGGGTTTTGGCTACTGTGTGGAACTTTATttgctttcttcctttcttcagCGGGCTTCTGCTCCTGGGCACCATTAAAG GTATCATTTTCTGCCCGTTGGTATGCCTTATCATGACAATTGGAAATTCTGCCATCATATTGGGTCTTTGGCCGGCACATAGTGCTTGGACATATTACTGCATCGCGAG AACTAAACGATTAGCACCAGTTTTGAAGCTAGTTCTCTGCATATGCGTTCTGCCTACGGTTTTGATTTTGTGGCTAGTGGTTGGTATTATTGGAAGTATCATAGGCGGAGCAGCATTTGGCTTTTTTTCACCAATATTTGCTACTTTTGATGCTGTTGGAGAAGGAAAGACTAATAAATTATTCAGCTGTTTTTAT GATGGGACTTGGGGAACTATTGAACGGAGTTTCACCATTGTCAGGGATTTTAGAGATGTTTGTTTCCATTCCTACTTCTCATATATGGATGACCTGCGACAAAAAGGGCCCCCAGATGTGACCTATTATGAGATTAG ATTGCTTTATCTTCCTGCTGCAATTATAGCTGGAGTTCTTGGTTTCATCATTGATTTTCCCTTAATCTCATTCATTGCTCTATGCAAAGGCCCTTTCATGCTCGTTAAGGGATGGCACCGTTTGTTTCATGACCTTATAGGTCGCGAAGGTCCTTTCTTGGAGACAATATGTGTGCCTTTTGCCGGTCTTGCCATCCTACTCTGGCCATTGGCTGTTGTTGGGGCAGTTTTAGCCTCCATGGTAGCCAGTATCTTTCTTGGTTCTTATGCTGGGGTGGTTGTTTATAAG GAGTCCTCCTTATGGTTTGGGCTTTGCTACATTGTTGCATCGTTGTCCATATATGATGAATACAGCAACGATGTTCTTGACATGCCAGAAGGATCCATCTTTCCTAG GCCACATTACCGAAGGAAGCATGACCTGTCACGGAACTCCTCTCTCATGTCTTCTTTATCAAGGCCCAGCTCTTTCCATAATCCTCCCTCCCGCACAGGTTCACTCAAGCATCCTATGGTTGAGTTGAAGCCACTTGAG CTACTTGATGGCTTATTCAAGGAGTGTCAACGCCATGGGGAGAGAATGGTTTCCGAAGGACTAATAACACTTCAAGACATTGAAGATGCCAAGTATAATAACAGTAGCAAAGTTATTAGCATTGGATTACCAGCTTATTGCCTTCTTCAGGTGCTTCTGCGCTCTGCAGCAGCCAATTCCATGGGTTTACTGTTAG CTGACAATGTTACTGAGATCACTAGCACAAACAGACCAAAAGATACCTTCTTTGATTGGTTTCTTCAGCCACTTCTGATCCTTAAAGACCAGATTAAAGCTGAGAACCTTTCTAAGGCAGAAGAGGACTATTTCTCCAATTTAGTCTTGCTGATTGGTGATCCTGGGAGGCTGACGAACTCGAATATTGGCTTGCCACCTGAACCCGAGCGTAAACGAGCTGAACTTGATGCACTAGCTCGAAG GCTGCAAGGGATCACCAAATCTATCTCAAGGTATCCAACTTTTAGGCGTCGCtttgaattttttatcaaaaccaTATCCCACGATCTTGCCAAGAAGAATGGTGAAAGCAGATCAAACAATGGGCCTAAAACAATTGCAAGATCGAAGAGCACCTTTGCACGAATGTTTAGCCAGAGATCTTTTAATAACAAGACAAGCAATCACGGTTCTGATCAAGAGTCACGACAAGTTGTAAGAGATGTGGAAATTTTGTGA
- the LOC108986224 gene encoding protein NOI4-like, which yields MASQDKGRPLPKFGEWDVNNPASAEGFTVIFSKARDEKKSDAAAGSGATQRRNENQSKSQEQFQSSETKKWFCCF from the exons ATGGCGTCG CAGGATAAAGGTCGGCCTCTACCTAAATTTGGTGAGTGGGATGTGAACAATCCGGCCTCGGCGGAAGGGTTTACCGTCATATTCAGCAAAGCTAGAGATGAGAAGAAATCTGATGCTGCTGCTGGGAGCGGAGCCACGCAACGAAGAAATGAGAATCAATCTAAATCCCAAGAACAATTTCAGTCCTCTGAAACG AAAAAATGGTTTTGCTGTTTCTGA
- the LOC108986223 gene encoding succinate dehydrogenase [ubiquinone] iron-sulfur subunit 2, mitochondrial-like, which yields MATSLFRRAVSRVSTARFVLARAHASEAQAQQVEPKARSAATLKTFSIYRWNPDSPSKPELQEYKIDLKECGPMVLDALIKIKNEFDPTLTFRRSCREGICGSCAMNIDGCNGLACLTKIPSAGSNTTITPLPHMFVIKDLVVDMTNFYNQYKSIEPWLKRKTPASVPGKEILQSKKDRAKLDGMYECILCACCSTSCPSYWWNPESYLGPAALLHANRWISDSRDEYTKERLEAINDEFKLYRCHTILNCARACPKGLNPGKQITHIKQLQLTGGK from the exons ATGGCGACGAGTCTGTTCAGGAGGGCAGTATCTAGGGTTTCGACGGCGAGATTCGTGCTGGCTCGGGCCCATGCGAGCGAGGCTCAGGCGCAGCAGGTGGAGCCGAAGGCACGCTCCGCCGCGACTCTCAAGACCTTCTCAATCTACCGGTGGAATCCAGACAGCCCATCGAAGCCGGAGCTCCAGGAGTACAAGATCGACCTGAAAGAGTGCGGTCCCATGGTCCTCGACGCCCTCATCAAGATCAAGAATGAGTTCGACCCCACCCTCACCTTCCGCCGATCGTGCCGAGAAGGCATCTGCGGTTCCTGCGCAATGAACATCGACGGCTGCAACGGACTCGCCTGCCTCACTAAGATCCCGTCGGCCGGATCCAACACCACGATCACGCCACTGCCACACATGTTCGTGATTAAGGACCTGGTGGTGGACATGACCAACTTCTACAACCAATATAAGAGCATCGAGCCCTGGCTTAAGAGGAAGACCCCGGCGTCCGTTCCGGGGAAGGAGATACTGCAGAGCAAGAAGGATAGGGCCAAGCTGGATGGGATGTACGAGTGCATTCTCTGCGCCTGCTGTAGCACATCCTGCCCCAGTTACTGGTGGAACCCCGAGTCTTATCTGGGACCCGCAGCTTTGCTCCATGCCAATCG GTGGATAAGTGATAGTCGAGATGAATATACAAAGGAAAGGCTGGAGGCTATAAATGATGAGTTCAAGCTCTACCGCTGCCATACCATACTCAACTGTGCCCGTGCCTGTCCGAAGGGCTTGAACCCTGGAAAACAGATCACCCATATCAAGCAGCTCCAACTTACTGGTGGCAAATGA